One window of Nitrospirota bacterium genomic DNA carries:
- a CDS encoding metallophosphoesterase, whose amino-acid sequence MVDEYILSWLHISDIHFGHGFASDKWDQKLVLNKLLEDVANAKTRQIPKPDFIFVTGDIANTGHEYDEATEWLIQLANSIALDENHIFVIPGNHDIQRNVAGYDRNLQRLLHNLRSGEEKIDDTFAHDEDKFLLTQRLSNYLSFARSFAPFRYIHNHDDLFWHYRITHKSNLMISLLGLNTALLAEDQYDKGKLQLGLKQLEGFLLADKSAMNELKVVLSHHPFDWLSDYETASRWVRNNAHIHLYGHIHGTEFESLRAGSGSEYIKIISGATHSHSDEPVSHGYNIAALVHNQKDSEYGVRVWPRLWVDPAKEFRVDVNNVPDGLHYAQHNLKVSFNSGSLSADTSSDESPIPVIIKVASFGSTRLWSNCDSPPITPSWVGRHAELELLSDPSIKVLAITGIGGQGKSALAARYIEHNVNTEQFWDWRDCREQGDTLQTHLIRIIERISKGRIACSAFIDEGIVAVIEFFFEILDDKKGFFVFDNIDHYIDVSANKPVEGIKLLIDNALRKRHNSQFIFTCRPTVAYDNHPAFVQISLFGLSEPETLELFKLSGVDVKKGNTQQGIVEAQNLTQGHPLWLNLIAKQVAKNQRNLDDILTDMRQGKDLDLPSVMLNAIWKTLNDKQRKILRYMAEAVRPETEERLEEYICNELNWNQFSKALRVLKALNLIVIKTAPNTKKTLELHPLIRSFIRTEFPIKEREKFINKIASFFDLLISKMRGSIDKGASFSILEHWIFRAELALNANNYKIALNILNEVKNALRATGHPEEFVRVANLLFKELLFADAILNEYAHFDDVFSSFIDVLSHLGQYERADTFLRRYEDAIEGKSARYVNLCNLRCYMYWCKGAYEPAVEWGNRGVELKKKANIDTRFECEHNLALAQRDSGDIASALIFFLKGHALEEVLDREKVDEDRGGHFYGNIGRCLWFQDNIDGALICYQKAIDLLEKDDHEPNIIVNRGWGNFWIGEALEKKEDFHAAYCFYKKAFNLWKSIFPIKAATANSKIITIAKDNPDFNNINDYQLEAVCSRWSCK is encoded by the coding sequence GAATAAATTGCTCGAAGATGTAGCCAATGCAAAAACGCGACAAATTCCAAAACCAGACTTTATTTTCGTCACCGGAGATATTGCAAATACTGGTCACGAATATGATGAGGCAACGGAATGGCTCATCCAGTTAGCTAATTCTATAGCGCTAGATGAAAATCACATATTTGTAATTCCCGGTAATCATGATATTCAGAGAAACGTGGCAGGCTATGATCGTAATTTGCAAAGGTTGCTACATAATTTACGGTCTGGTGAAGAAAAAATAGACGACACATTTGCTCATGATGAAGATAAATTTTTGTTGACTCAACGTCTCAGCAATTATTTGTCTTTTGCTCGTTCGTTTGCTCCTTTTCGATACATTCATAACCACGATGATTTGTTCTGGCATTATAGAATTACGCATAAATCGAATCTAATGATTTCATTGCTCGGATTAAATACAGCTTTGCTTGCCGAAGATCAATATGATAAAGGCAAGTTGCAACTTGGGCTTAAGCAATTAGAGGGTTTTTTGTTAGCTGATAAATCGGCTATGAATGAATTAAAAGTTGTGCTCAGTCATCATCCTTTTGATTGGTTATCGGATTATGAGACTGCGAGTCGATGGGTAAGAAATAATGCTCATATCCATCTTTATGGGCATATACACGGGACAGAATTTGAGAGTTTACGAGCTGGGAGCGGTAGCGAGTATATAAAGATTATATCCGGAGCAACTCATTCCCATTCTGACGAACCAGTTAGCCATGGTTATAACATAGCAGCCTTAGTTCATAATCAGAAGGACAGCGAATATGGAGTTAGAGTTTGGCCTAGGTTATGGGTTGATCCTGCTAAAGAGTTTCGCGTTGATGTCAACAATGTGCCAGATGGATTGCATTACGCTCAGCATAATTTGAAAGTTAGTTTTAACTCTGGTAGCCTATCTGCTGACACCTCATCGGACGAAAGCCCAATCCCCGTTATAATTAAGGTAGCCTCGTTTGGAAGTACACGATTATGGTCAAATTGTGATTCACCTCCGATTACTCCCTCGTGGGTTGGAAGACACGCTGAATTAGAATTGTTAAGTGATCCCTCAATTAAAGTATTGGCGATTACAGGCATTGGTGGACAGGGTAAATCTGCCTTGGCTGCTCGTTACATTGAACACAACGTGAATACTGAACAATTTTGGGATTGGCGTGACTGTCGTGAGCAAGGCGATACATTACAAACGCATCTTATCAGGATTATTGAAAGAATAAGCAAGGGTCGAATTGCTTGCTCTGCCTTTATTGATGAAGGAATTGTAGCTGTTATAGAGTTCTTTTTTGAAATATTAGATGACAAGAAGGGGTTTTTTGTTTTTGATAATATTGACCACTACATTGATGTGTCAGCTAATAAACCGGTGGAAGGAATAAAACTTTTAATAGATAATGCACTAAGGAAGAGGCATAATTCACAATTTATCTTCACTTGTCGTCCCACTGTTGCATATGACAATCATCCGGCATTTGTCCAAATTTCTTTGTTTGGCCTTTCAGAGCCTGAAACCCTTGAGTTATTCAAGTTGAGCGGAGTAGATGTTAAAAAGGGAAATACTCAACAAGGCATTGTCGAAGCTCAAAATCTCACTCAAGGGCATCCGTTGTGGTTAAATCTGATTGCAAAACAAGTTGCTAAGAATCAAAGAAATCTTGATGACATTTTAACGGACATGAGGCAGGGCAAGGACTTGGATCTTCCATCCGTCATGTTAAATGCAATATGGAAAACTCTAAATGATAAACAGCGCAAAATTCTTAGATATATGGCGGAAGCTGTTAGACCGGAAACAGAGGAACGTTTAGAAGAGTATATCTGTAATGAATTGAATTGGAATCAATTTAGCAAAGCGCTTCGAGTTTTGAAAGCCCTAAATCTAATAGTTATCAAGACAGCGCCAAACACTAAAAAAACCTTGGAATTGCATCCTTTAATTCGAAGTTTCATCAGAACAGAGTTTCCGATTAAAGAGCGTGAAAAATTTATTAATAAGATAGCATCTTTTTTTGATTTGCTAATTTCAAAAATGAGGGGAAGTATAGACAAGGGAGCCTCCTTTTCAATCTTAGAGCACTGGATATTTCGTGCAGAGCTGGCATTAAATGCTAATAATTACAAGATCGCTTTAAATATCCTCAATGAGGTTAAAAATGCTTTGCGAGCAACAGGGCATCCTGAAGAATTTGTTCGAGTAGCTAACCTTCTTTTTAAAGAACTCCTTTTTGCTGATGCTATTTTGAATGAATATGCTCATTTTGACGATGTATTCAGTTCCTTTATTGATGTGCTATCTCACCTTGGGCAATACGAGCGCGCAGACACATTTTTAAGAAGGTATGAGGATGCGATTGAGGGTAAAAGTGCGAGGTACGTTAATTTGTGTAATCTTCGTTGCTACATGTATTGGTGTAAAGGGGCTTATGAACCGGCAGTTGAATGGGGCAACCGAGGAGTTGAACTCAAGAAAAAGGCCAATATTGATACGCGATTTGAGTGTGAGCATAATCTCGCCTTGGCACAAAGAGATTCTGGAGATATAGCGTCAGCATTAATCTTTTTTTTGAAAGGCCATGCTTTAGAAGAGGTGCTTGATCGAGAAAAAGTCGATGAAGACAGAGGTGGTCATTTTTATGGGAATATTGGACGTTGCCTCTGGTTTCAAGATAATATTGACGGAGCCTTAATATGCTACCAAAAAGCGATAGACTTGTTGGAGAAAGACGATCATGAGCCCAATATAATTGTTAATAGAGGATGGGGAAATTTTTGGATTGGAGAAGCGTTAGAGAAAAAAGAAGATTTTCATGCGGCATATTGCTTTTATAAAAAAGCATTTAATTTATGGAAATCTATTTTTCCAATAAAAGCTGCGACGGCGAATAGTAAAATCATAACAATTGCCAAAGATAATCCTGACTTTAATAATATTAATGATTACCAACTTGAGGCAGTCTGTAGTAGATGGTCGTGCAAGTGA
- a CDS encoding DUF4062 domain-containing protein yields MKKIKIFISSVLKELMNERLAVEEAIMENEFLSRYFDVEMWEGFPPMAVPSRAAYLEKLKECDVYIGLFGNEYGTLDEDGLSPTEREYRKAMADGKYILVFLKGKTDTERDDNLKKLLKEFKGHKGYSYKRFENYRELKDWIRKGLVHYLKKEHGVDLPVGKSISDIDKTSLNIDKKPIMNALLDDIYLKDAEFFFKTAGFQLKSKAEITEHLRKRNMLHYLPSKKLLVPTVAGLLLFGKHPEYYLPQSKIKADAFQGIGPANTIDQKEMEGTIFNMVKDAEAFFLKNMKTAARIEGFSRVQISEYPIEALREAVINALAHRDYGISGATVMIQIFSNRIVIASPGLLPQPLTLEMVKSFKYRPVSRNPIIARALFDVKLMEERGGGFKRMHDMMVNYGLKPPMFDYDAGYFTVTFHGPEDILKVNPGKLNVVFEVPADKLNQLTTRQRDILKYILGHARINSEECTKTFGITRDTANRDFKRLMALELIRQKGAGRATHYVLKE; encoded by the coding sequence ATGAAGAAAATCAAGATATTCATCAGCTCTGTCCTAAAAGAACTCATGAATGAACGCCTTGCCGTTGAAGAGGCGATTATGGAGAATGAGTTTCTCAGCCGTTATTTTGATGTCGAGATGTGGGAAGGGTTTCCTCCTATGGCGGTACCCTCAAGAGCGGCATATCTTGAAAAACTGAAAGAGTGCGATGTGTACATCGGCCTATTCGGAAATGAATATGGCACACTCGATGAAGACGGCCTTTCACCGACGGAAAGAGAATATAGAAAGGCAATGGCCGACGGGAAATATATTCTCGTTTTCCTCAAAGGAAAAACAGACACTGAAAGGGATGATAATCTCAAAAAGTTATTGAAAGAATTCAAGGGACATAAAGGATATAGTTACAAGAGATTTGAGAATTACAGAGAGCTGAAGGATTGGATTCGCAAAGGACTGGTTCATTATCTCAAGAAAGAGCACGGAGTCGACCTTCCGGTTGGAAAAAGTATTTCAGATATTGATAAGACTTCACTCAATATTGATAAAAAACCCATAATGAATGCATTGCTGGATGACATTTACTTGAAAGATGCTGAATTCTTTTTTAAGACGGCTGGCTTCCAACTAAAAAGTAAAGCCGAAATTACAGAACACCTCAGAAAGAGGAACATGCTTCATTATTTGCCCAGTAAGAAACTGTTAGTTCCAACCGTTGCCGGATTGCTTCTATTCGGCAAGCATCCTGAATACTATCTACCTCAAAGTAAGATAAAGGCAGATGCCTTTCAGGGCATTGGACCGGCAAACACAATAGATCAAAAAGAGATGGAAGGCACTATTTTTAATATGGTCAAAGATGCTGAGGCATTCTTCCTCAAGAACATGAAGACCGCCGCAAGAATTGAGGGTTTTTCACGTGTGCAGATTTCTGAGTATCCTATTGAGGCATTGCGGGAGGCCGTTATAAATGCCCTCGCTCACAGGGATTATGGAATATCAGGCGCAACAGTGATGATCCAGATTTTTAGTAACAGGATAGTGATAGCAAGCCCTGGTCTACTCCCTCAACCATTGACTCTTGAAATGGTGAAATCATTTAAGTACCGCCCTGTATCCCGGAATCCAATAATAGCCAGAGCCCTGTTTGACGTGAAACTCATGGAAGAAAGGGGCGGCGGATTCAAAAGGATGCACGATATGATGGTTAACTACGGCCTTAAGCCTCCGATGTTTGATTATGACGCAGGTTATTTCACAGTCACATTCCATGGGCCAGAGGATATTCTTAAGGTTAACCCTGGCAAGCTGAATGTTGTTTTTGAAGTCCCCGCCGATAAACTAAACCAGTTAACAACGAGACAAAGAGACATCCTCAAGTACATCCTCGGTCACGCAAGGATAAACAGCGAGGAATGTACAAAGACCTTTGGGATTACAAGAGATACGGCAAATAGAGACTTCAAGAGACTCATGGCGTTAGAACTTATCAGACAGAAGGGGGCCGGGAGGGCAACCCACTATGTTCTTAAGGAATAG